In the genome of Vicia villosa cultivar HV-30 ecotype Madison, WI linkage group LG7, Vvil1.0, whole genome shotgun sequence, one region contains:
- the LOC131619936 gene encoding uncharacterized protein LOC131619936, with protein MCEELLGWKNRLEVGEWVVGGDFYSIKNREERRDKESSYRRVEMEEFGGFIKSMMLVDIQVIGNLFTWLKPNGKACSRLDRILLSEDLVTTWGVVAQEMGMRDVSDHKPVWLKASRMNWGPKVFKVHRGWLEHKDFKDFVSKEWNEFNVKGSRAFVLKENLKMLRARLRWWNINVFGWINLKVDNEVSTMNILEDQLMQFDEEPSTEELETRRNQQEVIWRNLKLKEGMIRQKSRERWVKEGDNNTKFFHSNLRARMRRNEIVTVENNMGVSLEFVQEIKEEVKKQFEDRFSGDHTLRPYLKHVTPHF; from the coding sequence ATGTGTGAGGAATTGTTAGGATGGAAAAATAGACTTGAAGTTGGGGAATGGGTTGTGGGAGGTGATTTCTACTCCATAAAGAATAGAGAGGAGAGGAGGGATAAGGAATCAAGTTATAGAAGAGTAGAAATGGAAGAGTTCGGTGGTTTTATAAAGAGTATGATGTTGGTGGACATACAGGTGATTGGAAACTTATTCACTTGGTTAAAACCGAATGGTAAGGCATGTAGTAGGTTGGATAGGATCTTACTCTCAGAAGATCTTGTCACAACTTGGGGTGTTGTTGCTCAAGAGATGGGAATGAGGGATGTATCTGACCACAAACCAGTGTGGCTGAAAGCTAGTAGGATGAATTGGGGCCCTAAAGTCTTTAAGGTACACAGAGGCTGGCTGGAACATAAGGATTTCAAGGATTTTGTGAGCAAGGAGTGGAATGAGTTCAATGTGAAGGGTAGTAGAGCTTTTGTATTAAAAGAGAATCTGAAAATGCTGAGAGCAAGACTAAGGTGGTGGAATATTAATGTATTTGGATGGATTAACTTAAAAGTAGATAATGAAGTATCTACCATGAATATTTTGGAAGATCAATTGATGCAATTTGATGAAGAGCCTTCCACTGAAGAGTTAGAAACAAGAAGGAACCAGCAGGAGGTAATTTGGAGAAACCTAAAGTTGAAGGAAGGGATGATCAGACAGAAATCTAGGGAGAGATGGGTGAAGGAAGGAGACAATAATACAAAATTCTTCCACTCAAATTTGAGGGCAAGGATGAGAAGGAATGAAATAGTGACTGTAGAGAACAACATGGGAGTATCATTAGAATTCGTTCAAGAAATAAAAGAAGAAGTGAAGAAGCAATTTGAGGATAGATTTAGTGGTGATCATACTTTGAGACCTTACTTGAagcatgtaacaccccatttttaa